The region AGGCGAGCCTCGACGAGGCGCCTCCGGTGGGATCCGACTCAGTGACCCCAGACTCTCGCGAGGCGACCGCATAGAAGGCTCACCCTCGCCAAAATATTGTCTTTTAGCTACAGCCTGGCGACGACGGCTGCAGGCGACAAAACGCCCAGACAGTGCACGATCGCCTGGACCAATCACTGGGCTGAACACGAATGTGGAGTAGGACTCCCCAATAAGAGCGACGAATCCTGTCGGGATTGCGGTACTAGTCTCTAGTACGGGCCGATGAAGATCTTCACTATAAAAGGGCCTCACCTTGGCCCCGGCAAAGTAAGTCTTTCCTTCTCCAGTCATATACCTCCGCACTCTAACCTTCAACATACTAACTTGACCGTTAGAGCGTCTTTCCGGGACCTCCTCCCAGAAAACGGCTAACGTGTTTCTTCTTTGTGTGACCTCTCAGGCTTAAGGACTGGAAATTCTACTCAAGAAAAGTGGTTCGGATCCAGGTCGCATAATTTGGCGCCATCCATTTTTTTGACAACATATACGCAAACCCATCGCTCTTTGTCCCCTCGTGCAACCAACCATGGCGGAGAAACCAACCGGAGAACCATCGGAGCCACCACACAGTCTGATACACCCAATGGGATCGCTAGAGACAGTCCACACCCTAGTCGTCTCACTCCCCAGAGAGCAACCGCCAATCCTCGAAGCGCCATCATCATCAGGGGACCCGTCGCCAAACCTTGAAGCCATACCAGCTCCCGGCGGCCCGCCGCCACACGTTGCAACGGCTACGCCACAATATTTGCCCTTAACTCCTATCACCACCATTACATATACTACCTTACCCCAAAACCAGCCAATATTCACCACACCACTTCCATTCTTCAACATCGTTGCCCCTCATGGCACCCAAATCACAGCCGTCACACCTCCCGCGAATAACCTATACACACACAACACCGTGTTTAGCACGAGCGTTGCATTACGACCACGAAACTAACAATTCCTAACATCATGCGCCACACCAACAATGTCATCTTCTTTTTAACAGCAAATACTCGCATCCCGATCAAACAAATACTCCTAAAGTCGGAGACGTCAAGAAGACTTGCGAAATGGGCCATAGAGCTAGGAGAGCACGACATCACCTACAACCCTAGAGCAAGCATCAAAGGGCAATCCCTAGCGGATTTCCTGCTCAAACTCCTAGGAGAACTCTAGCAGGAAGCAACCAAGGCAGACAACCAAGTGTGCTCGGAGAAAGAGGCCAACCAACGGTGGACCCTTCACACAGATGGGGCCTCCAACAAAGAAGGATCAGGTGCAAGGCTGATCCTAACTAGCCCAGCGGGAGAAGAACTCACATGTGCCCTGCGCTTTGATTTTCACACTTCCAACAACGAGGTAGAATATGAAGCCCTCTTGGTCGGCCTCAAATTAACGGTAACAATGGGGGTGGAAAGAGTCACAGCCATGACCGACTCGTGCTTGGCGGCTAACCAAGTATCAGGGGAgttcaaaacaaaagaaaaaagaatGGAGAAATATGTCAAAGTAGTACAACAAATCACGAGTACCCTAAAGAGctttgagataaaaaaaaatttcaagGGGAAATAATAGGAGAGCAGATGCTCTCAGCAAACTGGCGTCAACATGCTTCAGAGACATCTCAAAGGAAGTATTTATGGAAGTACTGAAAGAAAGGAGTATCGACGAGCAGCAGGTCAATTCCCTATCAATATCACAACCCAACTGGATGACGCGCATCATAGACTATCTACAACATGGTATACTTCCCGACGACCACGCAGAGGCTCAGAAGATGAGGATATGAGCCCCATAGTACACAATGATAAAAGGGACGCTTTATAAGAAGGGCCATATGGCCCCGTGGCTCAAGTGCAttgtcacacctccaaaccagaacggcggaaacgtccgggggtggatgacttcatgtatagtatcataacaacgaatataatagtgaagaaagcaaacacaaccatcatcaatataattgaaagagttacatcatagagtaagtttacatgtttcaaaatcaattacatcatgatgacaaaataagttttgaatttaaCGCCTTAGCGCCCCGTCCTCGAAAGCGGATgattacctgtttagcgatttcctgagaatacaagttgtttgaaaaagtgtcaacacaaaggttggtgagttcataagagttttaattGAGAAGTAAActtttttccttgtaaaagcaattaagttgttccagaaaatccgatattttccttaaagagtCAATTGAaagtttctatgttatgaaatagtgcatcctagaattctctatagtttccttctataatctccaagtatatataagttatataaaatttaagttagataaaacgtcgaatgtaatgggtctgccctaggcccacaaccaaacaaggaacatgaaataaggcggacccaccaattctaagtcaatcacgactagattctatataactctagcatatacacttagaaactatagctgaaaactaacaattctagatagaatgtagtcttaaaaccaaagATCGAGACCAAGtcctagtgtagtgtacgaaatagtaatagtggcagtgaacataaactatacatatcatagttcatcggatagtgatagtggtagtgaacatgaactatgcatattatagtttatcaaatgtgatggtgatggtgaacataaactatacatatcacagttcatcaaatagtgatagtggtagtgaacatgaactatgcatatcatagcttatcaaaagtgatggtgatagTGAATCCCTTCCTGTTATAAGTTCGTAGTGTGGATGAAATataaactacacctattatagtttatcacattgtttgtaatgtatatacGCCCTAACTGTATCGATTATAACTAGCGTATttgtttgtgggggtataatagacttaactatacttattatagtttatcataattattcgtAGTGGTAGTAACCCTTTTGTATATGTAATACCTTTAgtaatgtgtttattatgtaaatgaatcaaaaactatacctattatagtttatcaaataattgttggggtagtgagcataaactatacttgtcatagtttaccaatgTTCGTATTTCAATGGATATAACCTTATAAtaccatttatatatttaccatacttatgaaggtaagaatccatttgttttctgatgtatgtctacatAACAAGATAAAATGACATATATGGCAATCACATATCATCACATGaaggtacacaccttgctcaacaagttacaaggtgcaaatgaaattgaaaacatttttctaatATTACCACTTCTattctgtttttagaaaattcatagaaaactcattaaaggtccaaatctgaatccgtaaattctgagagtttggaaaatgagtctagtttgttcataaattttattatgatttttagtgctctctaacttgtgtgaaaatatTCATATTAAcatactggtccggatttgttcttgaaatgatagactgttttgtaaaaatcaccataaatcatagaaaaatcgtaaggagatgtgcaagtagtcattttaaaggtataaacctaaaATATTTGAATCTAATacggttttgaaaactaaaatgcttaagttgaccaaaacagtccgtgaatggagctaaactttcttgatgaaagctgttgaaaaagtttagttgtgttcttggtgatttaacttgtattccccccccccccccccccttaaaagataagaaaacattaaaatttaggggtatgaactcaccttgtgtgatttcagtggatggatgttgaagaaaaaggagtgttcaactcaagaacactaagaagattgccttgaagatTTTAGATTCTAACACCAATGTGATGGactttgtgtaagcaatctatgattggagtagaatgaagtgtaattaTCACAAGgtggatgaattatacttaccaagagtgtaagaaagcttgatgatcagccttgtaaTCCCAAAATTGagggagaaagttagagagaaaagttgtgtttgatctttggtgaaatgagagcaagtgagtgagaatgaggagagaggatgagtgTCCAGCTCTAAGAACGTGAGAATAACTTGTGAGAGagggaaaaagtacaaggaagtgacaaggtatggtggggaggtgtgtgggttagtcatggagtgggtgtggtggttgcttgtgtcataaatcaaagaaaagtcaagactccacctcttgtacttcacccactcttcttggataagatttatcccaaaaaacatgattatttaataaatatggggtcttatatgttaaaatataattttgggtgaaaatcccgcgttaaaatgataaaaaaaatgggCTTAAAATGCTCAAAATATTGAAAACCGGGTAAAAAGTGTTGAAATCTGAAGTTCTGGACCGAGGGTGCAAAGGTTCGGCTCCTTAGGAGCTTAGAACCGAAGGCGAGGCGAGGCTGAGCATAGGAACCGAAGGGTCTCGCAGGCTGCTAGGGACTGAAGGCTGCATTCTTGTCAAAACCGAGGGTCATTCTTGTAAGAAGCGAAAGTGAAGTTCGGTCCAGGAGGCTTCTTAGTgtttcggttccttaagggaGGTTCGGTTCTTATGAAGTTCGGATCCTAAGAGGTTTTGGTTCCTTgagagggtttcggttccttgagaggggtttcggttcctaagaggagtttcggctccttaagttcGTTTTttgcgtagacttccgtttttgagcCGTTTCTGCCAAATTCgaggtcgggatgccccgagtgattataaaaagttgagagagattttgagagaggtttgggagagatttcacatacttggagagatttgggagagatttgacattcttggagagatttctcatacagagagagatttgggagagatttcacatacttggagagatttgacattcttgaagagatttctcattcagagagatatttgggagagatttcacatacttggagaaatttgggagagatttgacattcttggagagatttctcacacagagagagatttgagagatgtttcacatacttggagagatttgggagagatttgacattcttggagagatttcttattcagagagatatttgggagatatttcacatacttggagagatttgacattcttggagagatttctcattcagagagatatttgggagagttagagtgaaagagatttggAGAGACTTCTTTTGTGACCCTTTTGAGTGTTTTGCTTCGCACCACAAGGTTCTTCCACACTGTTAAGCCTTGTTACGAACGTTATACGCTCTTGAGGGTTAAATGAGTTGACCGATTTGACTTGTTGAcattagttgactttgacttggccaaaaattgacggttgtcacctcatccccccgttagagggaatttcgtcccgaaattagcactTTGGTCGGGACTTCAAGAAATTGGAGAAAAGATGCGGGAAACTTTTCGTAGTATAAGAAATTGATTATGGTGAGGAACGATCCACCTTATGTTGAATGACgacttggaatttcttattgtaactAGAGTTAAGTCGATTTAAAGGAGTGATTGTTCTGGAATGATAGTGCATTCTATGTATGTCTTTAAGCTCTCTGTTTTATCCCTGTTGCTACTACTACGACTGTTTCATGTTGTGGCCAGTGAGTACTAGCACCATGAGTGCTTCGACAAATTTTATGATGGAATTTGTAGTATAAGTCCTACGAGTTCGTTTGTAATCGCTTGGTGTAAACTAGTCGTATATCATTAAGATTGCAAGGGCAGTCGAATGAGTGACtccgccttaagcccacaaccaaagaaggaacaggaagtaaggcgaaaTTATACATTCTAAGTCCATAGAATCTTAATGATATATGGCCATAACGTTTACACTAGCCATCATAGATTCACAagtaaaaaccctaatatgaAACACGTGTAGAGCGGTCCAGTAGGGAACCAAAATATGAAACACTTGTACGTAAGAATTATATAAATAAACATGCATTTTCTTTAGTATGTAATGCAATAGATACATTCTGCATGCCAGCAAAACACAGTGTAAAGGATACTTAGTGAATCCTAGATGCAACCCATAAAAGACCAAGAGcatcatacatacacacatatacaAGTCTAACATAAAGTTAGCCCAACATAAAGCATGATCAGATAAACAAAATAGCAAAACAACCAAAGCCAAACTATTATTTGTTCACAAAGACTTCAAACCATAACAAAGGCCTTAGGGGCCACAAGGCATCCTAAAACAACATGATACAAAGAAAAAGGAAACATCAGTAACAATTTTTCACACCCTGAAAGGGCAGCTCTAAACAACTTCATCAGCACCATCACCGCCACTCCTACCagcaccatcaccaccactcctACTAGCACCATCACCGCCACTCCCACCAACACCATTACTATCATTTCCACCAACGCCATCAGCGCTACCCTCACCAGCACCATTACCGTTACTCCCACCAACATCATCACCGCCACTCCCGCCAGCACCATCACCACCCTCCCTCAAACACCATCACCACCCGTCCCTACACCTAACTCACCTACACCTTCCTCACCATCATCAAACGTACATACTTCCCTCACTCCATCAACCTCCAAATGACCTAACCCAAGCAAACCAGCAAAATCCATAGTTGCAAAATCCAGTAAAGCATCATCCAAGGCTGAAGAATGACTAGACCGTGAGTCGCTAGCCGAAGGATCGTACATCCTGGCATCAACCTAGGCTTTCAAATTCGTCCAACACGACTCCTCGCCAGCAACAAAAGCAGCATGACGAATGTGACTAATGCGACCAGTGAACTCAGGGTGCTCAAGGAGTTTGTCCATCACACGTACAAGACCCACCTGAAGGAGCCAACTACGGTCTTCCCTCAACATCTCTAGCTCTCGCTCGCGATCAACAACATCTCACTCCAAGCTCTCATTCTGAATCATCAAAACTTCATTTTCCTGGGTCAAAGATTCCACTTGACCCTCCAAAACACCACGCACATCCTCCAACACTGACTTCCCTGAAACTAAAAACCTGTTCTCATCCTCCGGCCGAACAACCATAGCACTTAACCTCGCCACCATACTCCTCAAGCTAGCTTCACTCTCGACCAGGGAAGAATGTACACGTTCCAAATCATCGAACTGTTGCAAATGACGGGACCCGACAACTAGTTATGTCATAGCCTACGCATCGCCGTATGCAAGGTTGTGGGCCAAAACGACATTGCCCATGGAATCCGTGTCATCCAGGGTGGCTGGAGGCAGAGCATGGCGGGTAAAATCTAAAGCAACAGAGCGCATAGACAAACGAGAATCGGGTCGTAAACTCCATCCCGAGATTAACACAGGAAGAGTAGGGGCAGACCCCTGAAACAATCGCTCCGGACTACTCCTTAGAGACAGAGGATTAACACCAACACTCACCGAAATCGGAACAAGGGGTTGATGAGACACCCTCTCAATACCCTCAAACTATTGAACGTCATCATCGAGTATCACCAACACATCCCTTGGATCGGAAGGGGGAGAAGATAACAAGCGCATAAGACCGCGACACTGCATCACCCGCCACCCAACGGGTCCTGAAGCAACCTCAGGCGCTGGTCCGCTCATCGCCTGCACGACTTTCCTTTTTCTGGCAATCCGGCGAGCGCTGGTTACTATCCCAACCTTGCTATCCACCACGACGTTAGCGGCTAATCCAGTAGGACCAGGAGATGCAGTCGCAGGAGTAACAATAGTGTGCGAACCTGGGTAGCTCTGCGACGCGATCGAACTACCCATGGGCTGGGGGGATACCGGGATAACAACGGACAAgcatcgggggggggggggggggaggtaaAGTCTTGTACAAAGGCACCGCACGGTGCTCCAGCTTCATTTGGTAGCGACCCCATAGTACAGAATCCATAGAAACAGAGCACTCGTCACCtgttaaacaaaacatatatataaaaaaagaaaagaaaaaggggGGGGAGAGAAGGAGAAAGGAAGaaggagaaagaaaaagaaaggtGAGAACAACTTACCCTTTGAGATGGTGTAGAACACAGGCATCTCCCCCGGGAGCGCCAACTAGGGCTCATTCCGAGACCAGCAAGCATCACCTCTGACATCACGTCAACATCCACCTGAAGAGAACACAAGAGATATGAAGTCGCTTGGTTATGAGGAAACAGCTTGGGAATAGTGTCCAAAGGCATCGCCGCCCGAGGATGCTCACTGCCGAGCAACTCCCGGTTAACCCACAACCACCGGTCTTGCCAATTCTTAGGAGGCTTACTGTCAATAACAAGATTATGCCACCCCGACGGGCGGAGAAAGTATACTTGTCATTGGTGGCAGCAAACCGGAAGAAGTACTTGAAAACGAAGTAATCGGGCATGATGCCATTAGCACGATATATCATTTTGAAGGCCACCACCTTGTGAACAACGCAGGGAGTCGGCATCGCACGCTACACCCACGGCGGTAGAGTATCTCCTCTTAAAAGTCGGTCAATGGGAGACGAAGACCAGCGTCGAAATTCTTCAGGTAAATACCCATCTTCCCGGGGGAGGTCGAGTAATCAAGGAGTCAGAGACAGGAAACTCCACCCTGTCAGCCGGAGTAAGACCGTACGCCTCTTGAAGTACGACAAACTCAGAAGAACTAGGGATTGACCCTTGAGCGATATCTATGGCGGAAAATAGAGAGGAAAGAAAGAAGAGGGTAAAAAGGCAGGGTGAGAAATGCAAGAGAAAACCGTTTGAAGAGCAATAAAAGAAGAGCGACACATGACGTAACCGCCGCGCGTACGTTGAATCGTCAGATTGCCGGAAATGAAGTGACACAAGAGTGAAACAATGACACGTGTACCAATAGTTAAGTCCAGAACATCACAACTAGGGAGCATACGCTATGACCACTTGAATGGGGGACTTGATGATGCGCCCCTTAGAGTGGACCCGAGACAGGCGAGCCACGACAAGGCGCCTCCGGTGGGAGCCGACTCAGCGACCCTAGACTCCCGCGAGGCGACCGCACAGAAGGCTCGCCCTCGCCAAAATATTGTCTTTTAGCTACAACCTGACAACGACGGCTCTAGGAGAAAAAACGCCCAGACAGAGCACAATCACCTGGACCAATCACCGGGCTGAACACGAATGTGGAGCAGGACTCCCCAATAAGAGCGACGGATCCTGCCGAGATTGCGGTACCGGTCTCTAGTACAGACCAAGGAAGATCTCCACTATAAAAGGGCCTCACCTTGTCCCCGAAAAAGTAAGTCTTTCCTTCTCCAGTCATAAACCTCCACACTCTAACCTTCAACATACTAACTTCACATTCGGAGCGTCTTTCCGGGACCTCCTCCCAGAAAACGGCTGACTTGTTTCTTCTTTGTGTGACCTCTCAGGCTTAAGGGCTGACAAGTTCTACTCACGACAAGTGGTTTGGAGCCAGGTCGTATCAAATGGTATTCGTTAGTTAGTTAGGTAAAGGTAGTAATGATTTCTTatgtagctgatggcggagagtaggtcaaAGAGTTAccttagggtaagcctaggatgagattggTGCAACGgtcagtagtagtgaaagggagtTGGTGAAGcgaaggcaatccttgaggaaagtacgcatagatgtggaagatagtatgggcccgtactactgaaagtagaggatctgtACTCAAGTCAAGGAGGGCTAAGATAGAACCAGGGAGCTTGTAGAGTGTCTGAGACCTCTCGaggttatgtatgaccctgacgcttatgtgttttgtttctgaatggtggtgacacgtcaCGGAGTAGGAGGCTCAGTATCGGGGtcaggatcaggttcaggctcaggGGCAGGTTCCGTGCCGGTTGAGGACGGACTACGCGAGCTCATCAcgtctgagattacgagaggcatccttgaggtgaCCCCGctgattttcgggtcgatcaaggaagggatcatagaGCTGATGGAGGAGCgtctcagggcgttcaggagtgacatggcatcagGCCAGATCGGGACACACACACTCACCTTCAAGGATTCCAGGGGATGTGGTGCACCAGActttcatggggtgaaggaccccattatgGACAGGAGGTGGATTTCAGAAATGGTGTCTgctcagttgacgagcttctgccgtGAGGGGGCGAAGGTCCGGTATGTTGCAGGATGTTTGAGGgaccgagctcgagattggtgggaggcggTCAGTGATACGTTGGGAGCTTAATCTATTGacgctatgacctggtcagactttgtgaccaagtTTAGGGTTGAGTTTGCATCGGTTGTTAAGCTTCAGTAGCTGGCCCGAGAGTttctggatatgaggcagacgactgagACAGTGGTGGAGATTACCGCCATGTTCAGGGATAGGGCCTTACTGacgaggagatgaggaagacccgGTACTATGACATATTGAGAGTTGACATCCGAAAACATGTCAGATACTTAGCATGCCcgactttggaggacatgattgctagggagAGAAAGGGAGATTGACATAGAGCACATCTGAAAAAGGAAGGAGGAGGTTGGACAGGTTactggggtttcggggaagaaaacCAAGGGATCCGACACTAGGTCGAAGAGCCAGCAGAGCCAGAGCCGTTGTGGGAAATGCGATAGgccacatgagggagtttgtagagctggggggctcgggctgctacaagtgcggcaagactgggcactttagcaaggattgtacAGCCCCTTCCCCTACCATTCGGAAGTCAgtcctgatttgctttcattacaatcagaggggccataaaaaggccaactgccctcGACTTACATCAGGAGCGTCAGTGGCGGCGCCAGCTCTAgagaccctgcggatcacggatggccggtagggcaagacagaggctccaatggtgaggagccgagccttccaGCCGACCGTCTAGGAGGCGTGTGCCACACTAGACATGTTGACGGGTATTTTTTCTACTCCCTAACTCTTATTACATGCCGTTCATGatatttatgtgctatgtttatgtgttttgtttaggatcgttccatgtgaatggaaTTCCAGTACATGTGTTATTTGAATCGGGGgatacccgatcatttgtctctcttgcacttagcaagaggttttctgAGTCTTCGGGGATGTTGGAGtgtcctctagaggtcgagattgctgatgatcgatctgTCCAGGCATCAGAGGTTTTCATAGATTGCGTTTTGAGGATGTATGACGCGCGTTACCttgtagatttggttcccattccgttgcatgGAAACAaggttatcatcggcatggattggctaagccctaaTTGGGCGGTGATCAGCTGTGCGCAACAGTTGGTGcgtgtcaggaccccaagtgggggagagtcggtgattcagggcgagagactACAGCGTGGACCAACTATGTGTTCGGAAGCGACGGCTAGGTGTTACCTTCAGCAAGGTTGCGCAGGGTATGTCgcctacgttatggatacccgggaggcgggtaaggtgacTGTGAGTGATGTGCTAGTGTTGCGAGAGTACCCAGACATATTTCTAGAGGAGTTtcatgggatacctccggagagacaggtggagttcacgATCGACCTATAACCAatgcaccatatcggttggctcctcccaagatgcagaagttgtctacacagctgcaggagctattagacaaaggattcatgAGGCTGAGCAGTACGCCTTGGGGaaccccgatcctatttgtgaagaagaaggacgggtcccatcggatgtgtatagagtATGGGGAACTGAACAAggcaacagtgaagaaccgttacccactcccgaggattgatgatgtCACCCCCctgaaccagacgacggaaatgttcgggggctcgtgtgactaacaattgaatgatcatcacaatgaatatacatgaaacataacacattcttcaccaacattacataataaaaccaatattgttcacatcaagtacattgttaaatTACATAAGTTCTAATTGTTCAAAGTACGATAAGTGACGTTACATAAACAAAACCATACACGCTTGCATATTTTCCAGCTTAACgattacctaagaatacaagttattttgaaaacggtcaacatatataatgttggtgagttcataagtatatttgaGTAAAAGTCTCTGTATCTTTcgtaaacccagaaaatccgatattttctgtaaaatgttttgaaaatgatgtgaaaatcaagtataaatgcatgtgtgaatttaATGGATAAAACTTGTAAGAGTGTAGTTTAGATTCGTTGTATTCTGAATAAATGATAATTGTATATGAATAATTtcccccagaaaatccgatattttatgttttattattaCATCTAAGTTCTTGTATCGTTAAATAAGTCGTTTTGCATTAACACAAttaaagagtttatcaacaaAATGTTAATCTTTTAGTATCGAATCCCTATATGAGCTGttataaccatacatgataatgactaggtcgCCCGTCTTGGTATTTTCCAAATGTCGGTCTTGCTAAAGATGTTGTCGCCCTAGACTAGCCTAGTCTAGTTGTAGCGTACAGCTAAGGCGCggggggtcaccccgtatagatctatacacaatctacagactacgattgtacactcagtGGTTCCAACCGacaagtctcactagattctTAACCTCTTTTTGTATTATGTTCAATGTTTACGTATTTGTGAGATGTTTTTGTATTCGAAGGGTACTTGAATAAGTTTACGGATTTTAATGATTACATAAGGGTATCATTACGGATTATTAACATAAGAAATTTCCATTCCAAACCCTATTAGTATGTAATTTGGCCACAAAGGCCCAACCACATGCAAAAGGGTAATTTAGGCCTAGTAGACACGTAAATGGGCCACAAAAACCCAATAACATGTAACACAATACttaggcccaaattaacatgtaaatgggccacatgacccaataaacatgtcatgAAAAACATTGGGCCCAATGGCCAAGAAATGTGAAAATTGGGCCCAATAAATAGTTTTTGACGTAATTCGTTCGTTATTTTGATTCGGTTGTTTGTTTTAGTTTGAGGCTTAATAGATTGATGATAAAAGGCTTTCATTTTCTAAAAATGACATACTTAGCCAATAATACTCAAATCTCTAATTAAGGtacaaagttttgtaaaaatgacgctttagtccataatttataaaagtttGCAAGTTTGTCCCAAATGTTAGTAAATTTACAGTTT is a window of Lactuca sativa cultivar Salinas chromosome 1, Lsat_Salinas_v11, whole genome shotgun sequence DNA encoding:
- the LOC111882633 gene encoding glycine-rich protein DOT1, yielding MYDPSASDSRSSHSSALDDALLDFATMDFAGLLGLGHLEVDGVREGGDGAGGSGGDDVGGSNGNGAGEGSADGVGGNDSNGVGGSGGDGASRSGGDGAGRSGGDGADEVV